One genomic window of Numida meleagris isolate 19003 breed g44 Domestic line chromosome 1, NumMel1.0, whole genome shotgun sequence includes the following:
- the LOC110391076 gene encoding uncharacterized protein LOC110391076, giving the protein MTSQLNGRCTNTNFYAHHNHLGGTERRENLFRFPTLDLILIEAVRDVKLRLPRGEIRELTNYSFLELLPPPLRTGECCSSKKPTRPMSKEITSHSSAQSHRFSEAEERGQRCPSEAHIAQRPVHKEKPIGRPLSCRAHARRAASPRLSIATSPLPPTPTPPTRTSYTEAHRAPPPDAPRPREAGRTGRSPAARLGSTGLRAQLGTERRESPDVAAAAATRQDQDFDTPLQELFKKCLEKVHGIGLRNLSSIGSSLIMPIAFSKNSETIQREEVCDCTSY; this is encoded by the exons ATGACCTCACAGCTTAACGGAAGATGCACTAATACCAACTTCTACGCTCACCATAATCACCTGGGTGGAACAGAACGAAGAGAAAACCTTTTCAGATTTCCCACTTTGGATCTAATTTTAATAGAAGCTGTACGGGACGTTAAGCTCAG ACTACCTAGGGGAGAAATAAGAGAACTGACCAACTACTCCTTCTTGGAACTCCTGCCACCTCCTCTAAGAACAGGGGAGTGCTGCTCGAGCAAGAAACCAACGAGACCAATGAGTAAGGAAATTACATCCCATTCCTCTGCTCAATCCCATCGGTTCTCCGAGGCAGAGGAACGGGGCCAGCGCTGTCCTTCAGAAGCTCACATTGCCCAGCGCCCCGTGCATAAAGAAAAGCCGATCGGAAGGCCTCTCTCCTGCAGGGCACACGCACGGCGAGCAGCCTCTCCCAGGCTCTCCATCGCCACGTCCCCGCTCccacccacccccacccccccaaccAGAACGTCCTATACCGAAGCACACAGAGCTCCGCCGCCCGACGCTCCACGTCCCCGCGAGGCCGGACGGACAGGacgcagccccgcagcccggctCGGCTCCACGGGGCTCCGAGCTCAGCTCGGAACGGAACGCAGGGAGAGCCCCGAcgtcgccgccgccgccgctaCCCGTCAG GACCAGGATTTCGACACCCCACTTCAAGAACtcttcaagaaatgtttggaaaaggTCCATGGAATTGGCCTACGTAATTTAAGCTCCATTGGTTCTTCTCTGATTATGCCCATTGCTTTCTCCAAGAACAGTGAAACTATCCAAAGAGAGGAAGTTTGTGACTGTACGAGTTACTGA